The nucleotide sequence TTAATGCTAAAGTATTACCTCCACCTGATGTTATAGATAGCTGAAGCCTTCTCACATCTTTAGGAAAGTGCCCTAGTGGAATCTTATAAAGGTGAGAAGAGAGGAAACTACTATCACGTGTGCTGTTGCAACATCACTGGTCTTTTCCCTCTGTATGCATTGAGCAATATACAGACTCAGGGGTGTTACTAGACATTAATGGGCCACATAGCAGCATTTTCTAAGGGCCTCCATGTACACCCCTAGCTGTGGGCTCCATAAAAGCTGCACCTCTTCACCTATTGTAATTATTCCCTGGTGCATTTTTGCAAAACACTTCTATAACCCTGACTTTCACTGTGCTTCTGCTCTATTCAAGAACCCTTTCCTCTTTTGCTAAGGGGTGAAATAGAGAATGATGGACATATTTACTTACAAATGTCAATTatttcagttatatatatattatatatatattacatctcaGTATTATACAGCCTCTgatatattaatgtaaattactggcattactttttctttaatcagagagtaaaacctttgctCAATTGTAAATAGCAGTGGtgactttaattatatttttcactTCCTACTGGATGCAACAGTTCATTGATCTTTTGTAAATAATATAGGCACTACAATGTGTCCTCTAATGTTAATAAGTTCCTTGACTGTTATGTTGGTGAATTACCGCTTTATTTTATTCTCTTTGTAAAATTAACTTCATAGTAATTAAAACCTTCAGCAAATAAAATAGTTTCTAAACAACTGAccattttgtatattaaaccaaaattgtataaaaaaaataccttaaACCTAAATCAATAATTTATTAGTTTGAACAGATCTGCTAACCCAGAAAACCATTCAGAAACTGCACACAGCACAATGTCATATTTCTGCTGATGTCCGCTCTGGAAATTGAGTAAATCTAAAAGTTCACTTACTACAGTAGGGCCACAGGGGCCCGGCTCTTATTACTGTACCACCTGGACTGTtattatatatagtgtaacatGTGATTGGGCCACAGGGGCCCGGCTCTTATTACTATACCACCTGGACTTTgattatatatagtgtaacatGTGATAGGGCCACAGGGGCCCGGCTCTTATTACTATACCACCTGGACTTTgattatatatagtgtaacatGTGATAGGGCCACAGGGGCCCGGCTCTTATTACTGTACACCCTGgactgtgattatatataatgtaacgTGATTGGGCCACAGGGGCCCGGCTCTTATTACTATACCACCTGgactgtgattatatatatagtgtaacatgTGATAGGGCCACAGGGGCCCGGCTCTTATTACTATACCACCTGGACTGTgattatatatagtgtaacatGTGATAGGGCCACAGGGGCCCGGCTCTTATTACTATACCACCTGGACTGTgattatatatagtgtaacatGTGATTGGGCCACAGGGGCCCGGCTCTTATTACTATACCACCTGGACTGTgattatatatagtgtaacatGTGATAGGGCCACAGGGGCCCGGCTCTTATTACTGTACCACCTGGACTGTgattatatatagtgtaacatGTGATAGGGCCACAGGGGCCCGGCTCTTATTACTATACCACCTGGACTGTgattatatatagtgtaacatGTGATAGGGCCACAGGGGCCCGGCTCTTATTACTATACCACCTGGACTGTgattatatatagtgtaacatGTGATAGGGCCACAGGGGCCCGGCTCTTATTACTATACCACCTGGACTGTgattatatatagtgtaacatGTGATAGGGCCACAGGGGCCCGGCTCTTATTACTGTACCACCTGGACTGTgattatatatagtgtaacatGTGATAGGGCCACAGTGGCCCGGCTCTTATTACTGTACCACCTGgactgtgattatatataatgtaatgtgatTGGGCCACAGGGGCCCGGCTCTTATTACTATACCACCTGGACTGTgattatatatagtgtaacatGTGATAGGGCCACAGGGGCCCGGCTCTTATTACTATACCACCTGGACTGTgattatatatagtgtaacatGTGATTGGGCCACAGGGGCCCGGCTCTTATTACTATACCACCTGGACTGTgattatatatagtgtaacatGTGATAGGGCCACAGGGGCCCGGCTCTTATTACTATACCACCTGGACTGTgattatatatagtgtaacatGTGATTGGGCCACAGGGGCCCGGCTCTTATTACTATACCACCTGGACTGTgattatatatagtgtaacatGTGATAGGGCCACAGGGGCCCGGCTCTTATTACTATACCACCTGGACTGTgattatatatagtgtaacatGTGATTGGGCCACAGGGGCCCGGCTCTTATTACTATACCACCTGGACTGTgattatatatagtgtaacatGTGATAGGGCCACAGGGGCCCGGCTCTTATTACTGTACCACCTGgactgtgattatatataatgtaatgtgatTGGGCCACAGGGGCCCGGCTCTTATTACTATACCACCTGgactgtgattatatatatagtgtaacatgTGATAGGGCCACAGGGGCCCGGCTCTTATTACTATACCACCTGgactgtgattttatatatactgtaacgTTATAGGGCCACAGTGGCCCGGCTCTTATTACTATACCACCTGgactgtgattttatatatactgtaacgTGATAGGGCCACAGTGGCCCGGCTCTTATTACTGTACCACCTGgactgtgattttatatatagtgTAACGTGATAGGGCCACAGGGGCCCGGCTCTTATTACTGTACCACCTGgactgtgattttatatatagtgTAACGTGATAGGGCCACAGGGGCCCGGCTCTTATTATTggtgtgcagtgctgttcagagaGCGTAGTATTACAGGACGATACAATATAAAGAAGGAAGTGCTGGGTGGAGTGTAGCAGCTCCTTATAACTTGCAGTAGGAGTGTAAGAAGCTGGGGACGGTATAGACAGATCAGCACCAGCCGAGCCTGTACCCGGCGGATAGCAGGATGGAGGGAAGATACCAGGGTATGGTGGTATAGGTAATAAGAGGAGGGGAACGCAAGGGAAGGGATCCTGCtcatgaagcttacagtctagctGTGGAGGCAGACAAACGGGTCACACAGAATGGGGAGTCAGTGTGCAGGGGGCAGGTGAGGAGAACTGGTAGGCAGTGAGAAAGAATTATTTATGTCAGAAAAGGTCTGATCCTGGAGACGTTTCAAAGGTGGAGTGGAGGATAACTCCTCGGCAGCGGACTTGTCTGACAGAGGAAAGGGTCATTTTATAATTGTCAGGAGTTATAAAAATGAGGTGAGGGAACTTGGGGTGAAAATGCGATGGATTCAGTTTAAAGACAGCTGGacacatgagaaagggagaggtgtcatcagcatagaggtcaTATTTGAAACCAAAATGGTTGATGAGATAACCAAGTGTACAGGGTAAAGAGGAAGGGGCGAATAATAGAGCCTTAAGGGACCCCGATAGGTAGTGGAGTCAGAAGTAGGAAAAGTAGGAGGACAGCCAAGAATAGACCGTTTTATGCAGACCAATGCCAAACAGTGACGGTGTCAAAGactgcagagaggtccaagaggatgAATAAAGAGAAATGACCTATAGATTTGGTTGTGAGACCTTCGTTAACGGTTCAATGTTACAGGACCACAGGGGCGGGTTGTGGCTGTAACTACTGTACCACCCCCGGGGTCACTCTGACTACTGTCTTACCCAGTGTTCTGGGTATAAGGAAAGCTTAGATCATATGTACTTTGGACAGTCTCGTATGTGGCCATCAGCCCTAAGCCGTGAACTAGAGTAGTAGCATGGATTTGTATAGCATCTGGCATCTCTACGAGAGAAGCTAGCTCTGGACACACGTATAATATTGCTGGTACTCACTCAGAATAAACTGTACTCTACGTGTAATCTGATATAACAAGTCTGTGTACAGCCATCTCTAGACGTCCATGTCTTACGTTCTGTACTGAGCAGTTTAATCCATCAGATTTGCTCCAGTATAATATTTTCTGGAGAGAATTCAGCTCTTTCATGGAATCTTTCTACATAAGACATGTTTGTATTATTGTGTGAAATGTGCAGTGAgttttatgtgtttgtgtgtgtgtgtgtttgtgtgtgtgtgtgtgtgtgcgcttagAGATACGACTATTAATCTGTGAGTTATTTCCTTTCCATCACGAGCAGACATCAGTCATATAGCAGAGTTTTATCAGAGAATGGAGAGGTTTTCTCTCGCTATATCGCTGTTCCTGCCTGTACTTTCATCTCGTTTTCCTGCCACTGATCTCTGAAACAATGTAAAATGTCATCACTGCTAATGGCTTATCAGTTATTTTCTTCTTTAAACAATAAGGTGTCCCAACAAAGGGTAAACTATGGCTAAATTATCTGGGTTAAAGAGCCAATCTCTTCGGGGGCACACCACTATCCCTAATAAACTAGATTCAGTGTCGGATAAACAGAATTACACGTGGAGGTTACAGAAGTGGGGTGAAATCATTAATCGGGTTCAGGACGGAGTTAATGTCCAGGACAAGAGGACACGGACTGGTGGGAGCAGAGCTCCGCTGTTATGTGAGATGGATAGAGGGGGAAGTCAAAGAGACGAGGGGGCATGGGTTAATGGCATGAGATTTTGGTCTGGGAGGGAAGATAAAAGAAGGATGGTGTCATTGTGACAATCGAGGTTGAGCTGATAGTGGTAAGGAGTCAGGGAAAGGCAGAGATCATGTAATACGAAGTTGATGACCATGAAAGCTCTCCAGCCAGGGATAACATAACGCTTAATTTACTGTATTCCCAGTGCAGGATAGAATTTTAACCTCTATTTAACTTCATGACTTTAGAATTCCAGGCTTTTTTTGGCCCACTTAGTGATTGTCCTCAAAAGGCCTGTGCCAAAGGTTCATGGCAGATATCTCTAAACTATACTTTGTTCTCTGCCAAAATGACAGATGCGGGTGAGCCGAACATAgatagcagtgataccgcacccCCCTCTCAGTTCCCAGTGACTCAGGTCTCTAATTCACATGGATCTCAGTCGGCTTCATCTCCCAACCTCGGAGTCCCGCGTCTGCGGATCGTAAAGTTCACTGAGAAAGAACTGGATGTCCTTGTGGACCTGGTGATCGAGAATTACTCAAAGCTTTTTGGCAAAGAGGCTGACATCACCCCCAGCGTTGCTAAGAATGCCATGTGGCAAGCCATAGCCAATGAAGTCAGCACGGTAGGAGTGGCTTCCCGCACCAGCGATAAAGTCAAGAAGAGATGGAAGGATGCCAAGCGTAAGATGAATGAGAAGCTAAGTGAGGCTGCGGCCCATGTAGCAGAAACCGGGCGTCGTCCACCGCCACATCTGAGACTGGCCATGTACGAGCAGAGACTGAGAGATTTCTTCAAGCCGGAGTTCAGCAAAGAGGTGGAGTGGAACCAGGACAAAGAAGACTTGCCTGAGGAGGCGGAGGCTGGTAAATAGTCTTATTTCATGTATTCTGGCTATGTGTATGACATGTTTGAAAACCTATGACCGTAGAAAGTATTGTTCTCTTGTTACATAGCAGTTGTTGTCATCTAGGACCGAGGCTGCTTCTCTGCTGTCCAGAAAGACCAGAACTAGGGGTAGATGTTGGACTGACTTTGAAGCCTTCACATGCTAAGCCCATACAAATTATTTATCCTGTTTCTTCAGCACAATCTTAATATGAGCAGTGATTTAGCTGAAGGTCCATGGACCTGGAGATCCTTCTAATTACAGACACCATTCTAAGGCACCAACACCGATCCCCTACTAGATATAGACCCTTCTAATGACACCAAGACCCACCCCTTATTAGACAGAGACACTTCTCATAAGACATCCACCCCCAATGACATGGACCCCCATGACCCCATAACACGTAAATGTACAGGGTGTCTGACGGACCATAATCGCAGCTTGTTGCGGGATTTTATCCGTGTGATCTCACATCACTATGTAGAGCAGGTTCATGTTGCAGCTTAAACAAGTACAGCGGGTGCAAAACCTGCCCTGCGTATTTGACCTCATACCCGCGCACTGTGGTCATCCATTCTTATGTACCCTGATCAGACTGGTGGTCCCATTAGCCATTATGTGTAGGAAACATTGTCCAAACATCTTCACGGCTGACCAGTTCCCAAACGTTCCCTGTATATCGGTGGATGGTAGCTCTCCTATATATTGTAGTGTTTGGGCACACCAGATATAAAGTCTCTCAAATTCACAATAATTCTGTTATACAGTTATCTAACAGGTGAGATTCCAAACCTCGGTTTCTTCTAGTGTCCGTCTACCACACCCTATACCTGTCCTGATATAAGCACGGCCATCAGCATGTAATCTAGTTATACCACATTATATCTCTTATAATCATCTGCTTTACTACCAGCATCTGACTCCTAACAATGTGCTGTAACCATAGCAACCTGACTAATAGTAACTGATACACGATACCTTAATGTAAGATGAACTGTTGGTGACTGTGGGGTCCGGCACATTAAATAAACTCTGTAATTATTTCCTGTATGTCGACTCTAGAACTACACACCCATTTCATTCCATACCTCATATTGTGTTCACATATCACTGAGGAGCATGATGGagtaatatagaacagtatttattATCTCTGGCCCCCAGGGGTCCGAACAGTGCAGTGAGAGAGAAAGGATCTGGGATTATAGAGGTGCAACATAGAACAGTATTTACTATCCCTGGCCCCCAGGGGCCTGAACAGTGCAGTGAGAGAGAAAGGATCTGGGATTATAGAGGAGCAACATACAGCAGTATTTACAATTGCCGCCCCCCAGGAGCCTGAGCAGAGAGAGGGGAAGGATCTGGGATTATAGAGGAGCAACATAGAGCAGTATTTACCACCTCCGCCCCCCTAGGAGCCTgagcagagagagaggaaggatttGGGATTATAGAGGAGCATAGTGGTGTAACATTGAGAACTATTTACCATCTATGACCCCCAGGGGCCCCGAGCAGAGAGAAAGGAATGATCTGGGGTTATAGAGGAGCAACATAGAGCAGTATTTACCACCTCCGCCCCCCGAGGAACCTgagcagagagagaggaaggatcTGGGATTATAGAGGAGCATAGTGGTGTAACATTGAGAACTATTTACCATCTATGGCCCCCAGGGGCCCCGAACAGAGAGAGAGGAATGATCTGGGGTTATAGAGGAGCAACATAGAGCAGTATTTACCACCTCCGCCCCCCGAGGAGCCTgagcagagagagaggaaggatcTGGGATTATAGAGGAGCAACATAGAGCAGTATTTGCCATCTCCAGGGTTTCAGATTATGGGAAATGTCCAGTTATAAAATGCTCCGTCACATCGCATTGTTAGAGATCTAATTGTATATTAGATTGTACATATTCTGTCTGGTAACACAGTAACTGTTTATGTATTTAGAACCCATAGAGTGTGTCCAGAACGAGTCCCTGGTCATCATCGGCTTCTCTCCTCGGTGTCAGGACTTGGTTGAGGACTCCAGCAAAGACTCTTCTGAAGACCCCTCCATGGTTTCCCCTGAGAATCTGCCTCAGCCCTCTGATGCCATGGAAGATAGAGATCTGGTTCTGGAGTCAGAGTCGGAGGCACCAGACCATAACTTCTCCACTATAAACAGCACTCTACATAACCTGTCGTCCCATCAGCAAGAATCCAACATCCTCATGCAGGAGCAGAACGCCATCTTGTCCCAGATAGCGTTGTCTCTGAACCTCCTACAGATCCAGCAGACGGACGGACTGGCAGCCCTAGGCAGCATTATTCAAAGGGGTATAGAGGTCATACACCCCGTATCGTGTCCATCAGCCAATCATCGGACCACCGAACACCCCAACATCCCTTCTGGACCAAGGCGGCAGGTGATGGGAATTAGCGGATGCAGTACAGATCAGCCTGTCCccccaaaaagaaaaataacctAACCCGCGCCCCCTGCCCCCAGCGTTTTATCAGTGTCACTGTTATGTTAGATTGGTCTCCGGGTGTTTGTGATTATTTTTTAGAAATAGTATCTAAATATTTGATTAATGTTAgggactaaaataaaaaaaatgttttgaaagaaTATGAGACTAGTTTGATTTCCTCTGGAGGGTGAATGGCGATGAAAGATATTTGTTTGTTGAGACCACTGATAGATCCGTATTTTCTGGTATAAAATCCCATTTCGGTCTACACTGTTATGAATAAGGGgatgggagcttacaatctatttctgGAACAAACTTTTAATTCCACTTATACTGTATTTCATGTGGAATTATAAGTGAGGAAAGTCAGAGTTAATAGAGGGAAGATCattctgccatatttctgtgaaaatccATCCTATATGCCTAGTCAATGACAGGTCAATACATTATCCTATTAGCAACACTGTATTATGCAGCAGCGCACTTGTTTTGTATGATGTGTAACATTACTATAAACcatcaacatattatgcagctctgtacagagaatatgtatcactcacatcagtccctgtccaccGGATACACTAGGGTCCACTCTACCAGTATGTGGGACGAAACTGGAGCCCTTGAGGCACCCCacacgaacacggggagaacctacaaactccacactagTCTGAAACCCATGATCcaccgctgtgaggcagcaatactaaccgcTTCCCACCCCGCTGCCCAAAGATCCACCGGGGGTGATGTCCCTGTCAGACAAGACTGTAGAATGGATGTCACGGAGTATACATTTCGACACATACATATCACATGCATAAACAGGTAACTATTACATGTAAATTACATACATGTAAATTACATGCTTCCAACTTTTCACTTTGGTTCCACGTTAACCACAGTGACTCTATTTTTCGCATTATGAGACAATAAATAAGCTGACAATTATGACATCAGAAGACATGTAATTAGTAATGTCTCATGTGATGTCATTTATCAGAATATCCTGCAGAGTTCTGTTAGGTAAGAGAGCACAGATGTCagaaacccctccagccagtacaacaacacccggagtctactccgagagtctggtgttcactgttgcccctagtggtggggacaggcttggctgcagacaaacggagggtcgtgtgatgtgtaccggctgtggagaacccaggagcagagggttatggcagacagcgtatccagagaacaggccaaggtcaggggtcaatTGCTTGATAGAATCGGCAGAAAACACGccagggtcggggtcacgagcaaatcagcagtatccgaggttcaagccagaaggtcaagggcacaggcaaaaagacaaatccaaggtacaggcaggggtcatacacggcaaacgaAAGTCCAAAGGTTAACAccaacagcaggcagcaacacagaagtctggaagctataaccggcagggaggctaagccctccctgccttaaatactacaagcagccaatcagagcctggctctgaagtatccacagccccctgcatatGTTTAAATTATACTCATtatttagcccgcaggctagtggagatgatttgcgcacgcgcccggctttctttcattgccgggacgcggcgctgaggaggaagcgtccgaccgttgtcttggcaacggccggaagtgacgtcccggtcgtcaaggtgacggccgggacgccggggagTACAGGAGACGAGTCGCGGCGGCGGTGAGTACCGCCGCGGtgagtaacagtacccccccccccttgaggaggggtcaaaggaCCCCGACAACCCggttttccagggaattgttTGAAAAATTCTTCAATGAGGTCGCGGGCGTGCAAGCGTCTCCACGGAATCCAGGTTCTTTTTTCCGGGCCACGACCTTTCCACTGAACCAAGAAATGGATTTGaccctggacctttttggagtccagaatcttctccaccaaGAATTTCCTGTGGCCCTCCGGGATGACAGTCTGAGATTTCCGTAAGTAACGCAGCCTAGACTTGCGTGCAGGGATAgcaggcttcaggagagaacaatggaaagtattcAGCATCCTAAGTGAATgaggaagctttagcctgaaggcgacaggattgacctgtttggtaatcaggaatgggccaataaatctagggcccagttttttgcagggctgtttgagcttgatattgcgagtggataaccagactttttgccccaccttaaatgaacagtccttcCGATGACGATCAGcaaattttttagactggaaTGAGGCCCGTACTAGTGCAGTGTGAACCTTCTTCCAAACAGTTTTGAGGTATGAAGCTGTGGAACGGATCTCCGGAAGACCAGAATAGTTGAGCAATGATAAGGAATTGGATCTTGGGtggaagccaaaattacagaaaaatggagAGATTTGGGTGGAGGAACGAGAAGCGTTATTATACGCGAACTCAGCCCACGGAAGCAATGAcgaccaattgtcttgaaactcTGTGATGTAGAAATTGTTCCAATGACtggttcactctttcagtctgtccattggattgaggataataggctgaggagagactgatgttaatccccaGAAGActacagaaggacctccagaactgAGCAACAAATTGGGAGCCCTGATCCGAAATGATATCAATTGGTAAGCCATGAagacggaaaacatgttgtacaaATAGCACCGCCAGATCTTGAGCGCTAGGGAGCTTGgtcagtggaacaaaatgggacattttgctgaaccggtccacTATCGCCCAaatagtgttgtttcctgaagaatatggcagatccacaataaaatccattgacagatgtgtccagggtttcatagGCGCAGACAAAGGCATAAGTGAACCTGAAGGAGAGATTCTGgaggttttattttttgcacaatcTTCACAAGTGCGGACAAAGCTCTCAACATCCGAGGACAGTgaaggccaccatacagaacgtGTAAGGATTTTAGAGATACCCGGATGCCCGGCCGATTTATTCTCATGGACCTCAGTGAGGACAGCTCTACAAAGATGCACCGGCACAAAAAGGCGCCCCGCAGGTTTTTCAGCAGGGGCTATCTTCTGAAATTGGCGTATGGTGTTTCCTAAGTCCTGGGTCAGCCCAGTGTGAATGATAGAAGCCGGAATTATAGGTGGTGGTTCACCAGTGGGTAGTTGATGAGgtagaaagctcctggacaaagcatccgCCTTTGTATCCTTAGAACCAGGTCTGTA is from Mixophyes fleayi isolate aMixFle1 unplaced genomic scaffold, aMixFle1.hap1 Scaffold_29, whole genome shotgun sequence and encodes:
- the LOC142127211 gene encoding uncharacterized protein LOC142127211, whose translation is MTLEFQAFFGPLSDCPQKACAKGSWQISLNYTLFSAKMTDAGEPNIDSSDTAPPSQFPVTQVSNSHGSQSASSPNLGVPRLRIVKFTEKELDVLVDLVIENYSKLFGKEADITPSVAKNAMWQAIANEVSTVGVASRTSDKVKKRWKDAKRKMNEKLSEAAAHVAETGRRPPPHLRLAMYEQRLRDFFKPEFSKEVEWNQDKEDLPEEAEAEPIECVQNESLVIIGFSPRCQDLVEDSSKDSSEDPSMVSPENLPQPSDAMEDRDLVLESESEAPDHNFSTINSTLHNLSSHQQESNILMQEQNAILSQIALSLNLLQIQQTDGLAALGSIIQRGIEVIHPVSCPSANHRTTEHPNIPSGPRRQVMGISGCSTDQPVPPKRKIT